In one Streptomyces venezuelae genomic region, the following are encoded:
- a CDS encoding bifunctional 4-hydroxy-2-oxoglutarate aldolase/2-dehydro-3-deoxy-phosphogluconate aldolase, translated as MLDSSSVFPAALRARRLVAIVRGSDPDASFRTVMTLVESGVPLVEVSLSGADALGVLRRARAELGAEAWLGAGTVLTADDARRAADAGANLIVTPGLGEGVDEAVRLGLPVLGGVLTPTDVIAARAAGVTALKIFPASAMGGPSYLKALRAPFPDVPFVPVGGVDAVAAEAYLELGAVAVGVGSPLIGDAADGGDLNELRARAAEFVQVTEKATPR; from the coding sequence ATGCTCGACTCTTCCTCGGTCTTTCCCGCGGCTCTCCGGGCGCGGCGCCTCGTCGCCATCGTGCGCGGCTCCGACCCCGACGCCTCCTTCCGTACGGTCATGACGCTCGTGGAGTCCGGCGTCCCTCTCGTCGAGGTCTCCCTCAGCGGCGCCGACGCGCTCGGCGTGCTGCGGCGGGCGCGGGCCGAGCTGGGCGCGGAGGCCTGGCTCGGCGCGGGGACGGTCCTGACCGCCGACGACGCGCGCCGGGCGGCCGACGCGGGCGCCAACCTGATCGTCACGCCCGGTCTCGGTGAGGGCGTCGACGAGGCAGTCCGGCTCGGCCTTCCGGTGCTCGGCGGCGTCCTCACGCCCACCGATGTGATCGCGGCCCGGGCGGCGGGCGTGACGGCGCTGAAGATCTTCCCCGCGTCGGCGATGGGCGGGCCGAGCTACCTCAAGGCGTTGCGCGCCCCGTTCCCGGACGTCCCGTTCGTACCGGTCGGCGGCGTGGACGCGGTGGCCGCGGAGGCGTATCTGGAGCTCGGCGCGGTCGCGGTGGGCGTCGGCTCGCCGCTGATCGGCGACGCGGCCGACGGCGGCGACCTGAACGAGCTGCGCGCGCGGGCGGCGGAGTTCGTCCAGGTGACGGAGAAGGCGACGCCCCGATGA
- a CDS encoding DUF4383 domain-containing protein codes for MATHVLHPGTKRGQRKRRERRRITLDEHLPVDHRLNQVYRAGAGLMGLVLLAFGVLGLIDKIGFFDTRGDTVAGLSTNGALSVLSIAVGLLLLVGMVIGGNFASTLNMVLGILFVVSGFVNLALLDRSQNILAFRMQNVLFSFVVGLLLMVFGMYGRVSGGLSPDNPYWKARHPDHAG; via the coding sequence ATGGCCACACATGTGCTTCATCCGGGGACGAAGCGGGGGCAGCGGAAACGCCGTGAGCGGCGCCGCATCACGCTCGACGAGCACCTGCCCGTCGACCACCGGCTGAACCAGGTCTACCGCGCGGGCGCGGGGCTGATGGGGCTCGTCCTGCTCGCGTTCGGCGTTCTCGGCCTCATCGACAAGATCGGATTCTTCGACACGCGGGGCGACACGGTCGCCGGACTCAGTACGAACGGTGCCCTCAGCGTCCTGTCGATCGCCGTCGGGCTGCTGCTCCTGGTCGGCATGGTGATCGGCGGCAACTTCGCCTCGACCCTGAACATGGTCCTGGGGATCCTGTTCGTGGTCAGCGGCTTCGTCAACCTCGCCCTGCTGGACCGGAGCCAGAACATCCTGGCCTTCCGGATGCAGAACGTCCTCTTCAGCTTCGTGGTGGGGCTGCTGCTCATGGTCTTCGGGATGTACGGCAGGGTCAGCGGCGGTCTCTCGCCCGACAACCCCTACTGGAAGGCGCGCCACCCGGATCACGCCGGCTGA
- a CDS encoding DUF4097 family beta strand repeat-containing protein: MTVHARRSRAARATRALAAVGATVAVSLLVGACGADADDDSEPEHRTFALAGKTLTVESSDSSLELVPAGEGAKGVQVTRWFDGETLLGGDPKVTWEMDGDRLTLGMSCSGVIANCSAKHRVEVPRGVAVNVENRDGSVTASGFRDAMKVRTRDGSVTVKDAGAALDLNSSDGSITVEGVKGRLDLRSSDGSVTARDVTSRRVAVDAKDGSVRLELASVPDRVETRGKDGSVDIAVPRTKDGERVRYDVRTETSDSAVDVSVPRDDSSPHHISVHSADGKVTVRSAN, translated from the coding sequence ATGACCGTCCACGCCCGTCGCTCGCGCGCCGCCCGCGCCACCCGCGCCCTCGCCGCCGTCGGCGCGACCGTGGCCGTCTCCCTGCTCGTCGGCGCGTGCGGGGCGGACGCCGACGACGACTCCGAGCCGGAGCACCGGACGTTCGCCCTGGCGGGGAAGACGCTGACCGTCGAGTCCAGCGACTCCTCGCTCGAACTGGTCCCGGCGGGCGAGGGTGCCAAGGGCGTGCAGGTGACCCGGTGGTTCGACGGGGAGACTCTGCTCGGCGGGGACCCCAAGGTGACGTGGGAGATGGACGGCGACCGGCTCACGCTCGGCATGTCGTGCTCCGGAGTCATCGCCAACTGCTCGGCCAAGCACCGCGTGGAAGTGCCCCGCGGGGTCGCCGTGAACGTCGAGAACAGGGACGGGAGTGTCACGGCGAGCGGGTTCCGGGACGCGATGAAGGTGCGTACGCGGGACGGGTCCGTCACCGTCAAGGACGCCGGTGCCGCGCTCGACCTGAACAGTTCCGACGGGTCGATCACCGTCGAGGGGGTGAAGGGCCGCCTCGACCTGCGCAGCTCCGACGGATCCGTCACCGCGCGCGACGTGACGTCGCGGCGCGTGGCCGTCGACGCCAAGGACGGGTCCGTACGCCTGGAGCTGGCCTCCGTGCCCGACCGCGTCGAGACCCGTGGCAAGGACGGCTCCGTCGACATCGCGGTGCCGAGGACGAAGGACGGCGAGCGCGTCCGGTACGACGTGCGGACCGAGACCTCCGACAGCGCCGTCGACGTGTCGGTGCCCAGGGACGACAGCAGCCCCCACCACATCTCCGTCCACAGCGCCGACGGCAAAGTCACGGTGCGCAGCGCGAACTAA
- a CDS encoding helix-turn-helix domain-containing protein, which produces MRPDPQAARQPAPPSPRVFAARRAVGARIQAARFHANLTREGLAERAGLDCRSVNRIERRHASPIVDNPVRIADALGVPLRDLV; this is translated from the coding sequence GTGAGGCCCGACCCGCAGGCCGCGCGACAGCCCGCTCCGCCCTCGCCCCGCGTTTTCGCCGCCCGCCGGGCCGTCGGCGCCCGCATCCAAGCCGCACGCTTCCACGCGAACCTCACCCGAGAGGGCCTCGCCGAGCGCGCCGGGCTCGACTGCCGGTCGGTCAACCGCATCGAGCGGAGGCACGCCTCGCCCATCGTCGACAACCCGGTCCGCATCGCCGACGCGCTCGGCGTGCCGCTGCGCGATCTCGTGTAG
- a CDS encoding DUF397 domain-containing protein — MGTLTNGRTTIPYDNWHAPHLDWRKAGKTDLDPILKECVILAAAPDAQNHPHHSIPDGTRMIAISDDKDPESPVLYMSRAEISKFFDGVVNGEFDEFRASEDELEAAAATT; from the coding sequence ATGGGCACGCTCACCAACGGCCGCACCACGATCCCGTACGACAACTGGCACGCGCCGCACCTCGACTGGCGGAAGGCCGGCAAGACCGACCTCGACCCGATTCTGAAGGAATGCGTGATCCTCGCCGCGGCGCCGGACGCCCAAAACCACCCGCACCACAGCATCCCCGACGGGACACGCATGATCGCGATCAGTGACGACAAGGACCCGGAGTCGCCGGTCCTGTACATGAGCCGGGCCGAAATCTCCAAGTTCTTCGACGGGGTGGTCAACGGTGAGTTCGACGAGTTCCGGGCGAGCGAGGACGAGCTCGAAGCAGCTGCCGCCACAACCTGA
- a CDS encoding helix-turn-helix domain-containing protein, translating to MSRDDHPGARIAKYRKLAGYTQDGLAKKIGYSYSLLHQVEGGHKAASPAFTAACARVLRVDVTTLTGQPYMTELQQDRLAGLIRPIRESLDLFDLGADPDVATRETPQLVAAADTLCQQVRATQLNKAAVTLPLLISELTTAAYRTPSTEVWAALGSTYRTAHDVTVKLGFYDLSTIALDRMEWAAQRASDPVLSAVRQYMRGLVYHREGEHTIGLRLVNAGHRLLDATGESPESLAVAGQLHLGATVIAARARDEAAVQEHLREAKQIAKRAGAVEHVHWLSFGPTNWAAHELSALTEMGQYGKAVEKARKIKVPHTWPTSRRAHVLIDRGRSEMETGRTEAALKSIAKAREVAPQQTRYHPGARATIEGLVHQARRTPDALGHMSAWLGL from the coding sequence ATGTCCAGAGACGACCACCCCGGCGCCCGTATCGCGAAGTACAGGAAGCTGGCCGGATACACGCAGGACGGCTTGGCCAAGAAGATCGGGTACTCGTACAGCCTTCTTCACCAGGTCGAGGGTGGCCACAAGGCAGCGAGTCCCGCCTTCACTGCGGCTTGCGCTCGAGTGTTGCGGGTGGACGTGACCACCCTGACAGGACAGCCGTACATGACCGAGCTGCAGCAGGACCGGCTCGCCGGGCTGATCCGGCCCATCCGTGAATCGCTCGACCTGTTCGACCTCGGCGCCGACCCCGACGTGGCCACACGCGAGACGCCGCAGCTGGTGGCAGCAGCAGACACCCTGTGCCAGCAGGTTCGGGCCACCCAGCTCAACAAGGCTGCCGTGACACTGCCTCTGCTGATCAGCGAACTCACGACGGCGGCCTACCGCACCCCGTCCACAGAGGTATGGGCCGCGCTTGGGTCCACCTACCGGACTGCTCACGACGTGACGGTCAAGCTCGGCTTCTACGACCTCTCGACCATCGCGCTCGACCGTATGGAATGGGCCGCGCAGCGGGCCTCCGATCCGGTGCTCTCGGCCGTGCGCCAGTACATGCGCGGCCTCGTCTATCACCGTGAGGGCGAGCACACCATCGGGCTTCGCCTCGTAAACGCAGGCCATCGCCTCCTCGACGCGACCGGTGAATCCCCGGAGTCCCTGGCCGTGGCCGGACAGCTGCACCTCGGCGCCACCGTCATCGCCGCGCGCGCCCGCGATGAGGCCGCAGTGCAGGAGCACTTGCGGGAGGCCAAACAGATCGCGAAGCGGGCCGGCGCCGTCGAGCATGTGCACTGGCTGTCGTTCGGGCCGACGAACTGGGCCGCACACGAGCTGTCCGCGCTGACGGAGATGGGCCAGTACGGCAAGGCTGTTGAGAAGGCACGGAAGATCAAGGTGCCTCACACGTGGCCCACTTCCCGTCGTGCTCACGTACTGATCGACCGGGGTCGGTCGGAGATGGAGACGGGCCGTACAGAGGCAGCGCTGAAGTCCATCGCCAAAGCGCGCGAGGTCGCGCCACAACAGACTCGGTACCACCCGGGCGCACGCGCAACGATCGAGGGGCTCGTGCACCAGGCGCGCAGGACTCCCGACGCCCTGGGCCACATGTCTGCGTGGCTCGGCCTGTGA
- a CDS encoding flavoprotein has protein sequence MTSRTLYLFGSAAPPVFELAGVIETAQADGWDVCLGLTPSAARWLDDSLDELAALTGHPVRSEYKRPGEDDAWPKADVILFAPATFNSINSWAAGFTSSFVVGVVAEAIGKEIPTVAMPCVNAAYAQHRALDRSIAELREQGVAVLYKEEGGFTPNPAGSGKPKAYPWAAALAAAKKVAPA, from the coding sequence ATGACCTCACGCACCCTGTATCTGTTCGGCTCGGCCGCTCCTCCCGTCTTCGAGCTGGCCGGAGTGATCGAGACGGCGCAGGCCGATGGGTGGGACGTCTGCCTGGGGCTGACGCCGAGCGCGGCCCGCTGGCTCGACGACAGCCTCGACGAGTTGGCTGCGCTCACCGGGCACCCAGTGCGCAGCGAGTACAAGCGGCCCGGTGAGGACGACGCATGGCCGAAGGCGGACGTCATCCTCTTCGCTCCGGCCACGTTCAACTCCATCAACTCGTGGGCAGCGGGGTTCACCTCGTCGTTCGTTGTCGGCGTCGTTGCCGAGGCGATCGGCAAGGAGATCCCGACCGTCGCGATGCCCTGCGTGAACGCGGCCTATGCCCAACACCGTGCGCTGGACCGGAGCATCGCCGAGCTGCGCGAGCAAGGGGTCGCGGTCCTGTACAAGGAGGAAGGCGGGTTCACACCGAACCCGGCCGGGTCCGGGAAGCCGAAGGCGTACCCGTGGGCCGCGGCGCTTGCCGCGGCCAAGAAGGTCGCCCCGGCATAA
- a CDS encoding PRC and DUF2382 domain-containing protein, whose protein sequence is MTQGEGFTNPDGLTGLTAYDRTGEKIGSVEQVYLDDRSGRPEWVTVKTGLFGMKQSFVPLAGARRQDDQLHVATTKEAVKDAPRIDADQHIEPGEEHELYAHYGLTRPESTTRGAAGGAPAAGVRGREGMREREGMAGAGAGAGMVGAGAASRSTGRDDTKSDEMIRSEERLRVGTEEEVVGQARLRKVVVTEDVKTSVPLSHEEVRVVREPIREGDGTRASIGEAEAEVTLHAEKAVVRKESVPVERVRLETERVTETQEVSDTVRKEQIEYDRAKGERGAKGEGWRDRKQGPRH, encoded by the coding sequence ATGACGCAGGGCGAAGGCTTCACCAACCCCGACGGGCTCACGGGCCTGACGGCCTACGACCGCACCGGCGAAAAGATCGGCAGCGTCGAGCAGGTCTATCTCGACGACCGCAGCGGCCGCCCCGAGTGGGTCACCGTCAAGACCGGCCTCTTCGGCATGAAGCAGAGCTTCGTCCCGCTCGCCGGAGCCCGCCGCCAGGACGACCAGCTGCACGTGGCGACGACCAAGGAAGCCGTCAAGGACGCTCCCCGCATCGACGCCGACCAGCACATCGAGCCGGGTGAGGAGCACGAGCTCTACGCCCACTACGGGCTGACCCGGCCCGAGTCGACCACCCGTGGCGCGGCCGGTGGCGCGCCGGCGGCCGGTGTGCGCGGCCGTGAGGGCATGCGCGAGCGCGAGGGCATGGCCGGTGCGGGCGCGGGTGCCGGCATGGTCGGAGCGGGCGCCGCGAGCCGATCGACGGGTCGTGACGACACCAAGTCCGACGAGATGATCCGCTCCGAGGAGCGGCTGCGGGTCGGCACCGAGGAGGAAGTGGTCGGCCAGGCCCGGCTGCGCAAGGTGGTCGTCACCGAGGACGTGAAGACGTCCGTGCCCCTCTCCCACGAAGAGGTCCGTGTCGTCCGCGAGCCCATCCGTGAGGGTGACGGCACGCGCGCGAGCATCGGCGAGGCCGAGGCCGAGGTGACCCTGCACGCCGAGAAGGCGGTCGTCCGCAAGGAGTCCGTGCCGGTCGAGCGCGTGCGCCTGGAGACCGAGCGGGTCACCGAGACGCAAGAGGTCTCGGACACGGTCCGCAAGGAGCAGATCGAGTACGACCGCGCCAAGGGCGAGCGTGGCGCGAAGGGCGAGGGCTGGCGCGACCGGAAGCAGGGTCCGCGTCACTGA
- a CDS encoding DUF2277 domain-containing protein has product MCRSIKTLRPPAIPEDATEDEIRAAALQYVRKVSGFRAPAAHNREVFDHAVDAVAKATEELLAGLEVRGAAARAS; this is encoded by the coding sequence ATGTGCCGAAGCATCAAGACGCTGCGTCCGCCCGCGATCCCCGAGGACGCCACTGAGGACGAGATTCGCGCGGCCGCGCTCCAGTACGTCCGCAAGGTCTCCGGCTTCCGCGCCCCCGCCGCCCACAACCGCGAGGTCTTCGACCACGCGGTGGACGCGGTGGCGAAGGCGACGGAGGAGCTGCTGGCGGGGCTGGAGGTACGGGGGGCCGCGGCGCGGGCGTCGTAG
- a CDS encoding DedA family protein, whose protein sequence is MLEVVGALTGSPWIYAVVALSVLFDVFVPVLPSGVIVIMSATAAAAAGTGAAGQVPHAVPDIMMLTLCAATASVLGDMVAFRLAWRGGERLDRAIARSRRLTTAQERLGTALARGGGVLVVIARFAPAGRSIVSLGAGAAHRRVREFLPWSALAGVAWAGYSVALGYFGAQWLGATWLATGVSLLALFAAGAGAAFLVRRPKPTTTAG, encoded by the coding sequence GTGCTTGAAGTTGTGGGGGCGTTGACCGGCAGTCCGTGGATCTACGCGGTCGTGGCCCTGTCCGTCCTGTTCGACGTCTTCGTGCCCGTCCTGCCGAGCGGGGTCATCGTCATCATGTCGGCGACTGCGGCCGCGGCGGCGGGAACGGGAGCGGCGGGGCAGGTCCCGCACGCCGTGCCCGACATCATGATGCTCACCCTCTGCGCGGCCACGGCGTCCGTGCTCGGCGACATGGTCGCCTTCCGGCTCGCCTGGCGCGGCGGCGAACGGCTCGACCGCGCCATCGCCCGTTCCCGGCGCCTGACCACCGCGCAGGAACGCCTCGGCACGGCGCTCGCACGGGGCGGCGGCGTCCTCGTCGTCATCGCCCGCTTCGCACCGGCCGGCCGTTCGATCGTCTCCCTCGGCGCGGGCGCGGCCCACCGCAGGGTGCGCGAGTTCCTCCCCTGGTCGGCCCTGGCGGGCGTGGCCTGGGCCGGCTACAGCGTCGCCCTCGGCTACTTCGGCGCCCAGTGGCTGGGCGCGACGTGGCTGGCGACGGGCGTCTCACTGCTCGCGCTGTTCGCGGCGGGGGCGGGGGCGGCCTTCCTCGTACGCCGCCCGAAGCCGACGACGACGGCGGGCTGA
- a CDS encoding superoxide dismutase family protein, whose amino-acid sequence MARTATRMVAGAVVAVLAAGGGPVGPAHAAGSAWARAEAWFAPPAAFIPSPAVTYDTALVPAASWIEVEQRSVEGGATTVTLKVKGMKAGHAYGVHVHQKPCAAKPEAAGGHYQHRVDPVQPSKDPAYVNAENEVWLDFTARADGSGSATARHDWGFRPGEAASVVLHDEPGGAGDRAACFTVPFAALPEAQKSGGAWGA is encoded by the coding sequence ATGGCACGTACGGCGACGCGGATGGTCGCGGGCGCGGTGGTGGCGGTGCTGGCTGCGGGCGGCGGGCCGGTGGGTCCGGCGCACGCGGCCGGGTCCGCCTGGGCGCGGGCCGAGGCGTGGTTCGCGCCGCCGGCGGCCTTCATCCCGTCGCCGGCGGTCACGTACGACACGGCGTTGGTGCCCGCGGCGTCCTGGATCGAGGTGGAGCAGCGCAGCGTCGAGGGCGGCGCCACGACCGTCACGCTGAAGGTCAAGGGCATGAAGGCGGGGCACGCGTACGGCGTGCACGTGCACCAGAAGCCGTGCGCGGCGAAGCCGGAGGCGGCGGGCGGTCACTACCAGCACCGCGTCGACCCGGTCCAGCCGTCGAAGGACCCCGCGTACGTCAACGCGGAGAACGAGGTGTGGCTCGACTTCACCGCCCGAGCGGACGGCTCCGGAAGTGCGACCGCACGGCACGACTGGGGCTTCAGGCCCGGCGAGGCGGCTTCCGTCGTGCTGCATGACGAGCCGGGCGGCGCCGGTGACCGCGCCGCGTGCTTCACGGTGCCGTTCGCGGCCCTGCCGGAGGCGCAGAAGTCGGGCGGGGCGTGGGGGGCGTGA
- a CDS encoding DoxX family protein, translating into MTGRLDSAQPYALGLFRIVIGLLFACHGAASLFGVLGGADGGGTIDAGTWPSWYAAVIQLVGGALVLLGLGTRAAAFISSGSMAYAYFKVHQPEALWPMENGGEAAAIFCWAMLLFVFTGSGAFGLDRLFASRGRSGDEEDAEAKRTPVAA; encoded by the coding sequence ATGACTGGACGTCTCGACAGCGCCCAGCCCTACGCCCTCGGCCTGTTCCGCATCGTGATCGGCCTGCTCTTCGCCTGCCACGGCGCCGCGTCCCTCTTCGGCGTCCTCGGCGGCGCGGACGGCGGCGGCACGATCGACGCCGGCACCTGGCCCAGCTGGTACGCGGCCGTCATCCAGCTCGTCGGCGGCGCCCTGGTCCTGCTGGGCCTCGGCACCCGCGCCGCCGCGTTCATCTCGTCCGGCTCGATGGCCTACGCCTACTTCAAGGTCCACCAGCCCGAGGCACTGTGGCCCATGGAGAACGGCGGCGAGGCCGCGGCGATCTTCTGCTGGGCGATGCTGCTCTTCGTCTTCACCGGGTCCGGCGCGTTCGGCCTGGACCGGCTCTTCGCCTCGCGGGGCAGGAGCGGCGACGAGGAGGACGCGGAGGCGAAGCGCACGCCGGTCGCGGCCTGA
- a CDS encoding FAD/NAD(P)-binding protein, which translates to MSPSASVRIPAPVHASSPPALALVGAGPRGTSVLERLCASAADLLPPGAHLTVHVVDPDPPGAGRVWRTAQPSELLMNTVASQVTLFTDASVDCSGPIRTGPSLYEWAADGRVPGLGPDDYPTRACYGRYLEWVFAEAVRRAPGTVRVRVHAARAVRLDETADGLQTLVLDDGLVLSGLCAVVLAQGHLPTAPGPEQRRLTAHAARHGLRHFPPANPADLDLSVIAPGERVLLRGLGLNFFDHMALLTEARGGRYARMPDGTLRYEPSGREPRLYAGSRRGVPYQARGDNAKGPYGRHEPAVLTADAVARFRKRADSGDAPDFLAEIWPLIAKEVETVYYEALIAGRGESRSDVSAPGDGSRTRDFRERFLAADHGSPHEALVLAEFGVGDAERWSWERLAAPHPARPFTSPRDHRAWLLGRLREDAAQAALGNVAGPLKAALDVLRDLRNELRGVVDHGGLSGVSRRDHLDRWYTPLNAFLSIGPPRRRIEEMTALIEAGVLDVLGPRLTVWSDGGAFVAHSPDVPDSAVRATSLIEARLPEPDLRRTGDALLHHLLADGRCRTHVVDGYETGGVDVSPRPYHLIDRHGRAHARLFAFGVPTEGVHWVTAAGARPGVDSVTLSDADAVARAALRTAAGTAGTPPTPRAEPKRNLRMTEC; encoded by the coding sequence TTGTCTCCGTCTGCGTCTGTACGAATACCCGCACCCGTCCACGCGTCGAGCCCGCCCGCGCTCGCCCTGGTCGGTGCAGGCCCCCGCGGCACCAGCGTGCTCGAACGGCTCTGCGCGTCGGCGGCCGACCTCCTCCCGCCCGGGGCGCACCTGACGGTCCATGTCGTCGACCCGGACCCGCCCGGCGCGGGCCGTGTCTGGCGTACGGCACAGCCCTCCGAGCTCCTGATGAACACGGTCGCCTCCCAGGTGACCCTCTTCACCGACGCGAGCGTCGACTGTTCGGGGCCGATACGCACGGGCCCGAGCCTGTACGAGTGGGCCGCCGACGGGCGGGTCCCCGGGCTCGGGCCCGACGACTACCCGACCCGCGCCTGCTACGGCCGCTATCTGGAGTGGGTGTTCGCGGAGGCGGTGCGGCGGGCACCCGGAACGGTCCGGGTCCGGGTGCACGCGGCGCGTGCGGTGCGCCTGGACGAGACGGCCGACGGGCTCCAGACCCTCGTACTGGACGACGGCCTCGTACTGTCCGGGCTCTGTGCGGTCGTCCTCGCCCAGGGCCATCTGCCGACGGCGCCGGGACCGGAGCAGCGACGTCTGACAGCCCACGCGGCACGGCACGGTCTGCGCCACTTCCCGCCCGCCAACCCCGCCGACCTGGACCTTTCCGTCATCGCCCCCGGCGAGCGGGTCCTGCTGCGCGGCCTCGGCCTCAACTTCTTCGACCACATGGCCCTGTTGACGGAGGCCCGCGGCGGCCGATACGCACGCATGCCCGACGGGACCCTGCGCTACGAACCGTCGGGCCGCGAGCCGCGCCTGTACGCGGGATCGCGGCGCGGTGTCCCCTACCAAGCACGCGGCGACAACGCGAAGGGCCCCTACGGACGCCACGAGCCGGCCGTCCTCACCGCCGACGCGGTCGCCCGCTTCCGCAAGCGCGCGGACAGCGGCGACGCACCCGACTTCCTCGCCGAGATATGGCCCCTGATCGCGAAGGAGGTGGAGACGGTCTACTACGAGGCGCTGATCGCGGGGCGGGGCGAAAGCCGTTCGGACGTTTCCGCCCCGGGCGACGGCTCGCGCACGCGTGACTTCCGGGAGCGGTTTCTCGCCGCTGACCACGGAAGCCCCCACGAGGCCCTCGTCCTGGCCGAGTTCGGTGTCGGTGATGCCGAGCGCTGGTCCTGGGAGCGGCTCGCCGCGCCGCATCCGGCCCGGCCCTTCACCTCCCCGCGGGACCACCGCGCGTGGCTGCTCGGTCGGTTGCGCGAGGACGCGGCGCAGGCCGCGCTCGGCAACGTCGCGGGACCGCTGAAGGCCGCACTCGACGTGCTCCGCGACCTGCGCAACGAACTCCGCGGCGTCGTCGACCACGGCGGGCTCTCCGGGGTCTCGCGCCGCGACCACCTCGACCGCTGGTACACGCCGCTCAACGCCTTCCTCTCCATCGGCCCGCCGCGCCGCCGCATCGAGGAGATGACGGCACTGATCGAGGCGGGGGTCCTGGACGTGCTCGGACCGCGCCTGACCGTGTGGTCCGACGGCGGGGCCTTCGTCGCGCACTCCCCCGACGTACCGGACTCGGCCGTCCGGGCCACCTCCCTGATCGAGGCCCGGCTGCCCGAACCCGACCTGCGGCGCACCGGCGACGCGCTGCTGCACCACCTCCTCGCGGACGGCCGGTGCCGGACCCACGTGGTCGACGGGTACGAAACCGGAGGCGTGGACGTGTCCCCTCGCCCGTATCACCTGATCGACCGTCACGGTCGGGCACACGCACGCCTGTTCGCGTTCGGGGTGCCCACGGAAGGGGTCCACTGGGTGACCGCGGCCGGTGCGAGACCCGGCGTCGACTCGGTGACCCTGTCGGACGCCGACGCGGTGGCGCGCGCCGCCCTGCGCACGGCGGCCGGTACCGCCGGCACGCCGCCCACGCCCCGGGCCGAGCCGAAGCGGAACCTCCGAATGACCGAATGTTGA